Proteins found in one Onychomys torridus chromosome 21, mOncTor1.1, whole genome shotgun sequence genomic segment:
- the Plekhj1 gene encoding pleckstrin homology domain-containing family J member 1: MRYNEKELQALSRQPAEMAAELGMRGPKKGSVAKRRLVKLVVNFLFYFRPDEAEPLGALLLERCRVAQEEPGGFSISFVEDLSRKYHFECCSQEQCQEWMEALRRASYEYMRRSLIFYRNEIRKMTGKDPLEQFGISEEARFQLNSLPRDGRTACIGSQLEVLD; the protein is encoded by the exons ATGCGGTACAACGAGAAAGAGTTGCAGGCGCTGTCCCGTCAGCCGGCAGAGATGGCGGCCGAGCTGGGCATGCGGGGCCCCAAGAAGGGCAGCG TGGCCAAGCGGCGGCTGGTGAAGCTGGTGGTCAACTTCCTCTTCTACTTCCGCCCGGACGAGGCCGAG CCCCTCGGAGCCCTGTTGCTGGAGCGCTGCAGAGTGGCCCAGGAAGAGCCCGGCGGCTTCTCCATCA GCTTTGTGGAAGACCTCAGCAGGAAGTACCACTTTGAGTGCTGCAGCCAGGAGCAGTGTCAGGAGTGGATGGAGGCTCTTCGCAGGGCCAG CTATGAGTATATGCGACGGAGCCTCATCTTCTACAGGAATGAGATCAGGAAGATGACAGGCAAG GACCCCTTGGAGCAGTTTGGTATCTCTGAGGAGGCCAGATTCCAGCTGAATAGCCTGCCTAGAGACGGGCGGACTGCTTGCATTGGCTCCCAGCTCGAGGTGTTGGATTGA
- the Amh gene encoding muellerian-inhibiting factor — translation MHCPPRSPPELIGCPPKHWLCHTYRQGLWPCCHTMQRPPLSPLALLLVTMGAVLQAETLEEELRRATSTRDLIFLEDGVWPQSVSPEPLCLVPLRGGDNTSRAPLRVVGGLSSYEHAFLEAVEGSHWGPQDLVTFGVCGSDAQATLPALQRLGAWLGETGGQQLLVLHLAEVVWEPTLLLKFQEPPPGGASRWEQALLVLYPGPGPQVTVTGAGLRGTQTLCPSRDTRYLVLPVDSPAGAWSGPGLALTLQPRREGATLSVGQLQALLFGSDARCFTRMTPTLLLLPPARPPLQPAQGQLDTMPFPPPRLSLEPEDLPHSADPFLQTLTRLVRALRGPPRQASHTRLALDPGALASFPQGLVNLSDPVALERLLDGEEPLLLLLSPTAATVGDPTPLQGPASASWAAGLARRVAMELQAAASELRGLPGLPPAAPPLLSRLLALCPNDSRSPRDPLRALLLLKALQGLRAEWRGREGRGRAGRSAGTATDGPCALRELSVDLRAERSVLIPETYQANNCQGACVWPQSDRNPRYGNHVVLLLKMQARGAALGRLPCCVPTAYAGKLLISLSEERISAHHVPNMVATECGCR, via the exons ATGCACTGTCCCCCAAGGTCACCTCCAGAGTTGATAGGGTGTCCTCCCAAGCACTGGCTCTGCCATACATATAGGCAGGGCCTCTGGCCTTGTTGCCACACCATGCAGAGACCACCCCTCTCCCCGCTGGCATTACTGCTGGTGACCATGGGGGCTGTGCTACAGGCTGAGACCCTCGAAGAAGAGCTCCGAAGAGCCACCAGCACCAGGGACCTCATCTTCCTGGAAGATGGGGTCTGGCCCCAGAGCGTTTCCCCAGAGCCCTTGTGCCTGGTGCCGCTGAGAGGCGGGGACAACACAAGCAGAGCCCCGCTGAGGGTGGTGGGGGGCCTGAGCAGCTATGAGCATGCCTTCCTGGAGGCCGTTGAGGGGTCTCACTGGGGTCCCCAAGACCTGGTCACCTTTGGAGTCTGCGGTTCTGACGCCCAGGCTACCCTGCCAGCGCTGCAGCGCCTCGGGGCCTGGCTCGGGGAGACTGGGGGTCAGCAGTTGCTGGTCCTCCATCTGGCTGAAG TGGTTTGGGAGCCCACGCTCTTGCTGAAGTTCCAAGAGCCTCCACCTGGGGGAGCCAGCCGTTGGGAGCAGGCCCTGCTGGTGCTATACCCTGGACCCGGGCCCCAGGTCACCGTCACGGGGGCTGGACTGCGGGGCACACAG ACCCTCTGCCCTTCTCGGGACACCCGCTATCTGGTGCTGCCTGTGGACTCCCCAGCGGGGGCCTGGAGCGGGCCTGGCCTCGCCCTAACCCTTCAGCCACGCCGAGAAG GTGCCACCCTGAGCGTCGGCCAGCTGCAGGCCTTGCTGTTCGGCTCTGACGCTCGCTGTTTCACACGCATGACCCCCACCCTGCTGTTACTGCCTCCTGCCCGGCCACCACTGCAGCCGGCGCAGGGCCAGCTGGACACCATGCCCTTCCCGCCGCCCAG GCTGTCCCTGGAACCCGAGGATCTGCCACACAGCGCCGACCCCTTCCTACAGACCCTCACTCGCTTGGTGCGTGCCCTGCGGGGACCCCCCAGGCAGGCCTCGCACACGCGCCTGGCCCTGGACCCCGGGGCGCTGGCCAGCTTCCCACAGGGCCTGGTCAACCTGTCGGACCCCGTGGCGCTGGAACGCCTGCTCGATGGGGAGGAacccctgctcctgctgctgtctcCCACTGCGGCCACCGTGGGGGACCCCACGCCGCTGCAGGGCccggcctctgcttcctgggcagCCGGGCTGGCACGCAGGGTGGCCATGGAGCTGCAGGCTGCGGCCTCGGAGCTGCGGGGCCTCCCGGGCCTGCCACCCGCTGCGCCACCGCTGCTGTCGCGCCTGCTGGCGCTGTGCCCAAACGACTCCCGCAGCCCCAGGGACCCGCTGCGcgcgctgctgctgctgaaggcgCTGCAGGGCCTGCGTGCCGAGTGGCGTGGGCGGGAAGGGCGCGGGAGGGCGGGGCGCAGCGCGGGGACAGCGACGGACGGGCCGTGCGCGCTGCGCGAGCTGAGCGTGGATCTGCGCGCAGAGCGCTCGGTGCTCATCCCCGAGACCTACCAGGCCAACAACTGCCAAGGCGCCTGCGTGTGGCCGCAGTCCGACCGCAACCCGCGCTACGGGAACCACGTGGTGCTCCTGCTGAAGATGCAGGCGCGCGGGGCCGCCCTGGGGCGCCTGCCCTGCTGCGTGCCCACTGCCTACGCCGGCAAGCTGCTCATCAGCCTGTCCGAGGAGCGCATCAGCGCGCACCACGTGCCCAACATGGTGGCCACCGAGTGCGGCTGCCGGTGA
- the Sf3a2 gene encoding splicing factor 3A subunit 2 isoform X1 — translation MDFQHRPGGKTGSGGVASSSESNRDRRERLRQLALETIDINKDPYFMKNHLGSYECKLCLTLHNNEGSYLAHTQGKKHQTNLARRAAKEAKEAPAQPAPEKVKVEVKKFVKIGRPGYKVTKQRDTEMGQQSLLFQIDYPEIAEGIMPRHRFMSAYEQRIEPPDRRWQYLLMAAEPYETIAFKVPSREIDKAEGKFWTHWNRETKQFFLQFHFKMEKPPAPPSLPAGPPGVKRPPPPLMNGLPPRPPLPDALPPPPPGGLPLPPMPPTGPAPSGPPGPPQMPPPAPGVHPPAPVVHPPTSGVHPPAPGVHPPAPVVHPPTSGVHPPAPGVHPPAPGVHPPAPGVHPPAPGVHPAAPGVHPPTPGVHPPAPGVHPPAPGVHPPAPGVHPPPSAGVHPQAPGVHPPAPAVHPQAPGVHPPAPGIHPQAPGVHPQPPPGVHPAAPVVHPQPPGVHPSNPGVHPAPMPPMLRPPLPSDGPGNMPPPPPGN, via the exons ATGGACTTCCAGCACAGACCTGGAGGCAAGACGGGGAGTGGGGGTGTGGCCTCCTCCTCCGAGAGCAATCGGGACCGCAGGGAACGCCTGAGGCAGCTGGCCCTAGAGACTATTGATATCAACAAG GACCCGTATTTTATGAAGAACCATCTGGGGTCCTATGAGTGCAAACTCTGCCTGACGCTGCATAACAATGAG gGGAGCTACCTGGCCCACACGCAAGGGAAGAAACACCAGACGAACTT GGCCCGGCGAGCTGCCAAGGAGGCCAAGGAAGCCCCTGCCCAGCCAGCACCGGAGAAGGTCAAGGTGGAGGTGAAGAAGTTTGTAAAGATTGGCCGCCCTGGGTACAAAG TGACCAAGCAGAGGGACACGGAGATGGGCCAGCAGAGCCTGCTCTTCCAG ATCGACTACCCTGAGATTGCAGAGGGTATCATGCCTCGCCACCGCTTCATGTCTGCCTATGAGCAGAGGATCGAGCCCCCGGACCGCCGCTGGCAGTACCTGCTCATGGCTGCAGAGCCCTACGAGACCATTGCCTTCAAG GTACCAAGCCGGGAGATCGACAAGGCGGAGGGCAAGTTCTGGACCCACTGGAACCGAGAGACCAAGCAG TTTTTCCTTCAGTTCCACTTTAAGATGGAGAAGCCCCCTGccccacccagcctcccagccgGACCCCCAGGTGTCAAGCGGCCCCCGCCCCCACTCATGAATGGCCTGCCTCCTCGCCCACCACTGCCGGATGCCTTGCCCCCACCTCCGCCTggtggcctgcctctgcctcctatgccCCCGACAGGGCCTGCTCCCTCTGGACCCCCTGGACCTCCCCAGATGCCTCCACCAGCTCCTGGGGTGCACCCCCCAGCACCAGTGGTCCACCCACCAACATCTGGAGTCCATCCCCCAGCTCCTGGGGTGCACCCCCCAGCACCAGTGGTCCACCCACCAACATCTGGGGTCCATCCCCCAGCTCCTGGGGTCCATCCTCCAGCTCCTGGGGTGCACCCGCCAGCCCCTGGGGTGCACCCACCAGCCCCTGGGGTACACCCAGCAGCCCCTGGGGTACACCCACCAACCCCTGGAGTGCACCCGCCAGCCCCTGGGGTGCACCCGCCAGCTCCAGGGGTGCACCCGCCAGCTCCAGGGGTGCACCCTCCCCCATCAGCTGGAGTTCATCCTCAAGCTCCAGGAGTACACCCACCTGCTCCTGCAGTTCACCCTCAGGCCCCTGGGGTGCACCCCCCAGCCCCTGGTATCCACCCTCAGGCCCCTGGGGTgcacccccagcctcctcctgggGTCCACCCTGCTGCCCCTGTGGTCCACCCTCAGCCTCCGGGGGTTCACCCCTCAAATCCTGGGGTGCACCCAGCTCCTATGCCCCCCATGCTAAGGCCCCCACTCCCCTCAGATGGCCCTGGGAAcatgcctccccctcccccaggcaaCTGA
- the Sf3a2 gene encoding splicing factor 3A subunit 2 isoform X2, translated as MDFQHRPGGKTGSGGVASSSESNRDRRERLRQLALETIDINKDPYFMKNHLGSYECKLCLTLHNNEGSYLAHTQGKKHQTNLARRAAKEAKEAPAQPAPEKVKVEVKKFVKIGRPGYKVTKQRDTEMGQQSLLFQIDYPEIAEGIMPRHRFMSAYEQRIEPPDRRWQYLLMAAEPYETIAFKVPSREIDKAEGKFWTHWNRETKQFFLQFHFKMEKPPAPPSLPAGPPGVKRPPPPLMNGLPPRPPLPDALPPPPPGGLPLPPMPPTGPAPSGPPGPPQMPPPAPGVHPPAPVVHPPTSGVHPPAPGVHPPAPGVHPPAPGVHPPAPGVHPAAPGVHPPTPGVHPPAPGVHPPAPGVHPPAPGVHPPPSAGVHPQAPGVHPPAPAVHPQAPGVHPPAPGIHPQAPGVHPQPPPGVHPAAPVVHPQPPGVHPSNPGVHPAPMPPMLRPPLPSDGPGNMPPPPPGN; from the exons ATGGACTTCCAGCACAGACCTGGAGGCAAGACGGGGAGTGGGGGTGTGGCCTCCTCCTCCGAGAGCAATCGGGACCGCAGGGAACGCCTGAGGCAGCTGGCCCTAGAGACTATTGATATCAACAAG GACCCGTATTTTATGAAGAACCATCTGGGGTCCTATGAGTGCAAACTCTGCCTGACGCTGCATAACAATGAG gGGAGCTACCTGGCCCACACGCAAGGGAAGAAACACCAGACGAACTT GGCCCGGCGAGCTGCCAAGGAGGCCAAGGAAGCCCCTGCCCAGCCAGCACCGGAGAAGGTCAAGGTGGAGGTGAAGAAGTTTGTAAAGATTGGCCGCCCTGGGTACAAAG TGACCAAGCAGAGGGACACGGAGATGGGCCAGCAGAGCCTGCTCTTCCAG ATCGACTACCCTGAGATTGCAGAGGGTATCATGCCTCGCCACCGCTTCATGTCTGCCTATGAGCAGAGGATCGAGCCCCCGGACCGCCGCTGGCAGTACCTGCTCATGGCTGCAGAGCCCTACGAGACCATTGCCTTCAAG GTACCAAGCCGGGAGATCGACAAGGCGGAGGGCAAGTTCTGGACCCACTGGAACCGAGAGACCAAGCAG TTTTTCCTTCAGTTCCACTTTAAGATGGAGAAGCCCCCTGccccacccagcctcccagccgGACCCCCAGGTGTCAAGCGGCCCCCGCCCCCACTCATGAATGGCCTGCCTCCTCGCCCACCACTGCCGGATGCCTTGCCCCCACCTCCGCCTggtggcctgcctctgcctcctatgccCCCGACAGGGCCTGCTCCCTCTGGACCCCCTGGACCTCCCCAGATGCCTCCACCAGCTCCTGGGGTGCACCCCCCAGCACCAGTG GTCCACCCACCAACATCTGGGGTCCATCCCCCAGCTCCTGGGGTCCATCCTCCAGCTCCTGGGGTGCACCCGCCAGCCCCTGGGGTGCACCCACCAGCCCCTGGGGTACACCCAGCAGCCCCTGGGGTACACCCACCAACCCCTGGAGTGCACCCGCCAGCCCCTGGGGTGCACCCGCCAGCTCCAGGGGTGCACCCGCCAGCTCCAGGGGTGCACCCTCCCCCATCAGCTGGAGTTCATCCTCAAGCTCCAGGAGTACACCCACCTGCTCCTGCAGTTCACCCTCAGGCCCCTGGGGTGCACCCCCCAGCCCCTGGTATCCACCCTCAGGCCCCTGGGGTgcacccccagcctcctcctgggGTCCACCCTGCTGCCCCTGTGGTCCACCCTCAGCCTCCGGGGGTTCACCCCTCAAATCCTGGGGTGCACCCAGCTCCTATGCCCCCCATGCTAAGGCCCCCACTCCCCTCAGATGGCCCTGGGAAcatgcctccccctcccccaggcaaCTGA